The Acinonyx jubatus isolate Ajub_Pintada_27869175 chromosome D1, VMU_Ajub_asm_v1.0, whole genome shotgun sequence genome includes a window with the following:
- the LOC106986273 gene encoding olfactory receptor-like protein OLF1: protein MELIDGNYTLVTEFILLGFPTRPELQIVLFLMFLTLYGMILTGNIGLMILIRTDSHLQTPMYFFLSNLSFADLCYSSVIVPKMLINFLSENKSISYYGCALQFYFFCAFADTESFILAAMAYDRYVAICNPLLYMVVMSRDICIWLIVLSYIGGNLSSLVHTSFAFILKYCDKNVINHFFCDLPPLLKLSCTDTSVNEWLLSTYGSSVEIICFIVIIISYFFILCSVLKIRSSSGRKKTFSTCASHLTSVAIYQGTLLFIYSRPSYLYSPNTDKIISVFYTIIIPVLNPLIYSLRNKDVKDAAKRAVRLKVDAS, encoded by the coding sequence ATGGAATTGATAGATGGAAACTACACTTTGGTGACTGAGTTTATTCTTTTAGGGTTTCCGACCCGCCCTGAACTGCAGATTGTCCTATTCCTCATGTTTCTGACACTGTATGGTATGATTTTAACAGGGAACATTGGACTGATGATATTAATCAGGACTGATTCTCACCTTCAAACccccatgtattttttccttagcAACTTATCCTTTGCAGACCTCTGTTACTCCTCAGTCATTGTTCCCAAAATGCTCATCAATTTCCTCTCAGAGAACAAATCTATCTCTTATTATGGCTGTgccctccagttttattttttctgtgcttTTGCCGATACGGAATCCTTTATCTTGGCTGCCATGGCATACGATCGCTACGTCGCCATCTGTAACCCTTTACTGTATATGGTTGTGATGTCTCGGGACATCTGTATATGGTTGATTGTCTTGTCCTACATTGGAGGCAACCTGAGTTCCCTGGTTCATACGTCCTTTGCATTTATTCTGAAATACTGTGATAAAAATGTCATTAATCATTTTTTCTGTGACCTCCCCCCACTGCTTAAGTTATCCTGCACAGACACATCAGTTAATGAGTGGCTTCTCTCTACATATGGCAGCTCAGTGGAAATTATCTGtttcatcgtcatcatcatctcCTACTTTTTCATCCTTTGCTCGGTCTTAAAGATCCGTTCTTCCAGTGGGAGGAAGAAAACCTTTTCCACATGTGCCTCTCACCTGACTTCAGTGGCCATCTATCAGGGGACTCTCCTCTTCATTTACTCACGGCCCAGCTATCTATATTCTCCTAATACTGATAAAATTATCTCCGTGTTCTACACCATCATCATCCCAGTGCTGAATCCATTGATTTATAGTTTGAGAAATAAAGATGTCAAAGATGCCGCTAAGAGAGCTGTACGATTAAAGGTAGATGCCTCGTGA